The window GTTTATTTTGTATAGCAAAGGTCTTGTTTCTGAAACATAGGCCatatttgaaagaaaaaacggTTCAACAGAAGCGCAACAAGGCTCGTGTTGCAAAACGCCGAGTGAAGCACAAGCCTTGTGCAATGGTTGATGCGCGCTCATGGGAAGAAGATCGGACGGTTGTCGAGCTCGTGATCCTACGGCTACCGAGGCGGCGGATGTTTCTAAACATCACCCGGCCGAAGCATAGCATGCCCCAAATCATATGTGTCAAAGGTGGTAAAAAGATCTACGACTCAAAACAAAACTACAGATTTTTGACGCTCCGTTGGGCCTTCATGCTGGGCCAGCCACACGAGTGAGCAATATGAATATAACTCAACCCCAAAAAAATATTGCAAGAAACAGAATTTGAACTAGCGACCTCGAGGCTCGTGTTGGAAAACGCCGAGTGAAGCACAAGCCTTGTTGCAATGGTTGATGCGCGCTCACGGGAAGAAGATCGAACGGTTGTCGAGCTCGTGATCCTATGGCTCCTGAGGCGGCGGGTGTTTCTAAACATCACCCGGCCGAAGCATAGCATGCCCCAAATCATATGTGTCAAAGGTGGTAAAAAAAATCTACGACTCAAAACAAAACTACAGATTTTTGGCGCACCGTTGGGCCTTCATGCTGGGCCAGCCACACCAGCGAACAATATGAGTATAACTCAACCCCAAAAAAATATTGCAAGACACAGAATTTGAACTAGCGACCTCAAAGATTGATGTGCAGTCCAGTGTCCTACCAACAGGACTAACGCATGCTTATCTAAACTTGTGGGTTAGACCCTACTTGATCAGTCGCGCAACCTACGTGTTAGCTTTTTTTTTGAGGGGATCCGTGTCAGCTAATGCGCCCAACAAGCTGGGCCTGAACCTGCGCTCCCTGACGAAAACCTTGTACGGCCCAAGAAGTATGTGGTGCAATACGTTGACCAATTGATGAGACAGCTAATTGTTCACAGACCCAAAAGAAATGTTCACTTAATATTTTTGTTCagtttttcaaaaaatgttcatgttttcaaacTTTGTTCAAAATTTCAAGATTTGTTCCCATTCCCAAAAAGTGTTTACAGATTGAAAAATGTTCGAGATTCCCAAGAACGTTGGCGTTTTTACAAAAAAAATCGAGGTTTCATTTTTTTCACAAATTtcaaaatgttcatgttttcaaatttcttcaaaatttcaaaaaactTTCCCGTTTCCAAAATTATTCACAGATTAAAAAATGTCCGAATTTTTAAAAATGTGTTCAAAATTTGAAAATTATCGCATTTCAATATATAATTCACTCCTTGACCAAAAAATACACTCAAATTTTCCATAAATGTCTTTTCAAATCTCGGTGCTGCAGTGTGTTCTTTACATATATTACGCGTTAGCAAATCAACAACATCTTTTTGTTCTAGCGGCTAATAGTGTGCACTCTGTATTATGAGGTTGCGATTCAGCTTCTTCCTAGCGCACTGCGGTTTTCTAATTTTTTCTATCGCGCACTAAAGAAACATCCTGTCCGCTCGCCCCAGTGGGCCGGCCTAGCTGCGGGACTCCCTATATGGCGCCTGCGTTCTAACTGTTGGACCTCTTCCACCACAGCGCGCGTGCACCATCATCGTGCTAAAAATAGGATTCCCACCTTGTGGTATTAATGCCATGGATATTTCGTTTAAATAGTCCCACATGGCCGGACATGGAGTATGTGAGCTCGAGCTCACATGCACCCTTTGCTACAGTAAAATCGAAAAACATatttaaaaagttcaaaaaaatctTATTTTTTCGCAACAAACATTGATGTGTGTTTCACATGCATTCCAATTTCGTGATGAAATAACATTTATGGAGGCCTCAGCAAAAAGACAAAAAAAAGCTTAAAAAACTGTTTTTGGAAGCATTTTGATTGTGGGTTCTGGATAGGAAAACATGCTAAGAAGTTGTGGTGGAGGCTAAGAAGCCATGGCGCTGTTTGGGAATGGAATTGGTGTGTGGTGGCATGTGTGCATGAAGAAGTTGACTCATGTTTGATTGTGGGTTTTGGATAGGCGAACATGCTAAATTGCAGTGGAGGCTAAGAAGATGCGGTGCTATTTGGGAATGGAATTGGTGCGTAGTGCCATGTGTGTATGAAGAATCTGGCTCGTGTTTGATTGTGGGTTTTGGATAGCCAAACATGCTAAGAAGTTGTGGTGTTTCTTGGGAATGGAATCGGTGCATTGTCGCATGTGTGCTTGCGCCAAACTGTCAATTTGGTCAGCTGCACAAATATAATTTCTCCATTTAGTGGTACTAGACCGCAATGACCCCAATCTTGCAGAAGCCTGGGCCCTCGACCGATCCAACACCCAGACATCATCCAAGAAAGCAAAAAAGAACGTTGGAAAGAGCATGTCGAAGGTGTAAGCCATGAGAGACTATCTGCTGAACATAGCGTATCATGTGATTGATTTCAAATCAGTGCAATCACAAGATGAGTGGAGGTACTAAAAGATATGATTAACCGCAGAGGAGCATCGGCCACCACTGGTTCGACAACATCACCGAGCGCAAGGACAGTCAGGGAGCCCTGCAAGATTAGGGAGGTAAcaaggacccccccccccccccccccccctcattgGTGAAGAAGGCATGCGGCGGCGAGCATGCCAGTGCTGGAGGATGGCGTGTACCTATATATTTATAAGCCCACAGATCCAATGCTTTGTAGCCTAGATGAACTTCTGATCTCCCATCTACCTAGTAGTATGAATTAACGAGCTCCAGTGTAGATTCCAATCGGTCCCTTGGATAACCTTTGTAATACTCTTCGCATTTATTTATTTTCTAATCTTCTAAAAAGAActactccctctgatccatatTATTTATCGCTCAAacagatgtatctagacatattttagtgctagatacatccgtttaagagacaagtaatatggatcggagggagtatctAATAATCCCGGAACCGAACATACCTAATAGGCAGGTTGCCACTCCTAGTGGGCCCAACCGACGCTCACCTTGTCACGAACTCCTCTGTGGCTCGATTTTGCTCCCATGCTGCTCGAAGGCGTTGCCGTAAGCCAGAGCTCCTCCGTGGCTCGACGCCGCTCTTCCCAGCCGGAGCTCCTAGCTGCCACAACTCTAGAACAGAGTACCAGTAGCGGACGCAAAATCGCTATGAATAGCGAACGGGAGGCCCATCCTTGGTACATTACTTACCGGTGTTAGGTGGCTTTGGCTGCCCGCCGACGGTGAAACTCCTCAAAATTATTCCCTCCATACACAAATATAAGACATTTTAGATATTTCATCGCATATGTACTTAAGTGAGTGAACAAATATACTAAAATGCATCTACATGCATCTGAACCAGAATAGAGTATGAACGTCTTATACTATATTTTTCATGGAGGGGACATACTATTTATTGTAGATCGAACGGATATTAGGGGCTTGTATTaccatttgttttaattattttaaaaataCTAAAAAAATTGTGCACGCAAACTATTTTTCGCTTTATCAAATTGGGGTTCCTATTTTTGTTTACCGCCTAGGCTTCCCGCGTTTTTGCTGGATTATTTCCGCTCCACGTAATCCTTCCGCGTCTTTTCCCCACCCCACGCCGCCATCTCCCCACCTCCGGATCAGTTCCAATCTACGCCGGCACCTGCCCATCCCGTGCGCCGCCCATTCCCACATACGGCGTGGATGCTCACCCAAGTGCTAACCTCCGCCGCGAGCTCCGGACTCTGCCGTGACTTCCTTTTCTCCTCCGCCAACGATCTTACCAGTTGGAGCCCCGTCGGCGTCCGACTTCCTCACCGTCGACAAGCCTTGCTCCTCACGGACGTCAtcgtcaccatcaccaagttgcATCCATGCCGAGGTCATCCTCTGCCAGAAGCTCCACCGTGTGTTGCGTCGCTAAACCGTCCACAGGCAGCTCTCGGCACCGTCCAATATCTTCAGACATCCGCCCCGTCAAGCAGGTGATTCCTTGAATCCCATCTCCTCTATAATTTTAGCATTAAATCAGTGAAATTAGCCTCCTTCATTAAGGGCATGTTCGGTTCTTGGGGTTTGATTCGCCGAATCAACACCTACGGTATAAGATTAACCC is drawn from Aegilops tauschii subsp. strangulata cultivar AL8/78 chromosome 1, Aet v6.0, whole genome shotgun sequence and contains these coding sequences:
- the LOC109780360 gene encoding uncharacterized protein; amino-acid sequence: MLTQVLTSAASSGLCRDFLFSSANDLTSWSPVGVRLPHRRQALLLTDVIVTITKLHPCRGHPLPEAPPCVASLNRPQAALGTVQYLQTSAPSSRFSRRVVGSDLPHVEAPTMWMLHRMLCRNCILAIVREPKRVTPDRLYDMNTSLLRGTH